One Helianthus annuus cultivar XRQ/B chromosome 12, HanXRQr2.0-SUNRISE, whole genome shotgun sequence genomic region harbors:
- the LOC118484795 gene encoding uncharacterized protein LOC118484795, whose product MGDTSTSATMISKLDIGDPLYLHPSDSSTLTIVSIKLKGTENYPVWSNAMRLALEAKNKYGFIDGKCIKPKDDQVLANQWDRCNSVVITWLLNSISEELFLGQVFSKLASEVWTDLKESFDKVDGSVVYDLYKRINGISQNGSTVAEYYNRLTTMWKQFDAMVQLPSCSCQAAKNYNDFTTLIKLMEFLMGLDDIYQPVRTNLLTREPFPSVKVAFSIVSREESHRLVSNGSKGQNVSFVTKSNQSFDSRKKNTRGPNPNLKCSHCNMLGHTVDRCYEIIGYPPGFRKRPGGQVPRSNVSNSNNKNNTTVGSSNSVGTAMPFTSEQISKLLSLVGENSGGEQGKSNMGGFEIQEGPGDW is encoded by the exons ATGGGGGATACTAGTACTTCTGCTACCATGATTAGTAAACTTGATATTGGAGACCCTTTGTACCTTCACCCTAGTGACTCTAGTACCTTAACCATTGTTAGTATAAAGCTAAAAGGAACTGAAAATTACCCTGTCTGGTCTAATGCTATGAGACTTGCTTTAGAAGCAAAAAATAAATATGGGTTTATTGATGGTAAATGTATAAAACCAAAAGATGATCAGGTCTTAGCAAATCAATGGGATAGGTGTAACTCAGTTGTGATTACTTGGTTGTTAAACTCTATTTCTGAGGAGTTATTTCTGGGGCAAGTTTTTTCTAAACTTGCCTCAGAAGTCTGGACTGATTTAAAAGAGTCTTTTGATAAAGTGGATGGTTCTGTTGTGTATGATTTGTATAAAAGAATAAATGGTATTTCTCAAAATGGAAGCACTGTTGCTGAATACTATAACAGACTGACAACcatgtggaagcagtttgatgcaaTGGTGCAGCTTCCTTCATGTTCTTGTCAGGCTGCTAAAAATTATAACGATTTTACTACTCTCATTAAACTAATGGAGTTTCTTATGGGACTTGATGATATTTATCAGCCTGTAAGAACAAACTTGTTAACAAGAGAACCATTCCCTTCAGTTAAGGTTGCATTTTCTATTGTGTCCAGAGAGGAGTCTCATAGGTTGGTttcaaatgggtcaaaaggtCAAAATGTTTCTTTTGTGACTAAGTCAAATCAATCATTTGACTCTAGGAAGAAGAATACTAGAGGTCCTAACCCTAACCTAAAATGTTCTCATTGTAATATGCTTGGTCATACGGTTGACCGATGTTATGAGATTATTGGATATCCACCTGGTTTTAGGAAAAGACCAGGTGGACAGGTTCCTAGGTCTAATGTGtctaatagtaataataaaaacAATACTACTGTTGGGTCTTCAAATTCTGTTGGTACTGCTATGCCTTTCACTTCTGAGCAGATTTCTAAGTTGTTGAGTCTTGTAGGAGAAAACTCTGGTGGTGAACAGGGTAAATCCAATATGGGAG GATTTGAGATCCAAGAAGGTCCTGGTGACTGGTAA